The segment CCAGGAGACCCGGCTGCACACCGGCGGCGGCATCGGCTTCTCCTGCTGCCCGTACCGCGTCGACTACGGGCGCCTCGTCTACCAGACGCGGGCGGCCGTCGGCGGCGACATCAACGGCGATGGCCTCGACGACTACGCCCTGCGCTCCGTGGTGCCGGCCGGCGGCGAGATGCTGATCATCTTCGGCCGCCGCGACCGCGCCATCCCCACGACGGCCCAGCTCCTGGCGGGCCAGGGCGGCTACGCCATCCGCGGCACCCCGACGGCCATCGAGGGGGACGCCGCCATCGCCGACATGAACGGCGACGGCTACGACGACATCGTCGCGGTCTACAGCGCCGCGGACTTCATCGAGTTCCCCCGGGCGGGCCGCCTGATCGTCGTGTACGGCGGGCCGAACGCGCCCCCGGCCACCTTCCCCGAGATGCTGCAGCGGCGGGCGGGCTACCAGGAGCCGGGCCCCGTGGCGGGCGGGTACTTCGGCGCGTCCGTGGACGTCGGCGACGTGAACGGCGACGGCCTGGCCGACGCCGT is part of the bacterium genome and harbors:
- a CDS encoding VCBS repeat-containing protein, whose amino-acid sequence is QETRLHTGGGIGFSCCPYRVDYGRLVYQTRAAVGGDINGDGLDDYALRSVVPAGGEMLIIFGRRDRAIPTTAQLLAGQGGYAIRGTPTAIEGDAAIADMNGDGYDDIVAVYSAADFIEFPRAGRLIVVYGGPNAPPATFPEMLQRRAGYQEPGPVAGGYFGASVDVGDVNGDGLADAV